Genomic window (Vigna radiata var. radiata cultivar VC1973A chromosome 1, Vradiata_ver6, whole genome shotgun sequence):
aaggtcAATGTTCCACGTTAGTTTTTGTGTCTTTCGTGGGTATCTCTTTCACACTCAACAAATATCATCACAAGTCACTATATTTAtggaaattctttttaaatgttgaaatatttaatttcacacAAAAAGAGTTGGAAGTCTGGACAccaaatgtttaattttatgtgttattattatatatttaattaatatcatGTGCTATAatgtagttttttaaattaaaattgtatattataaaGGTTTTGAATAGTTTATGATGTAAAATATCAATTACAGATATCGGTgtatatcttttctttcttctctagAAACTAAGTCATGAATTCAGAAGTAACTTTtaggttttatttaatttaaaattatattgaattatttacacATAAAATTCGTGAGATATATACTCCGACAAAACAATTaactattcatatttttatatataaaatttgaagatgGAATCTTATTCaaaagattcaaattaattcttaaatGGTTACTTTAATCAATTGacgttaatatatatattaaagtcaatttcatacttaaaattgcaaccacaaaattaatttagaagGAAAAGTTTATATATGGATCTTCAACGATCTACACTATTGTAATCTAAGTTTTTCAACCTCAAGTGGAGCACTTCCAATGGCATTGCTGCATTTGATTAATTGATTCAACATGTCAAATCTTTGAgcaacataataaaattttcacttttatttaaaataaaatgctagaAAACATATTAGGAACATTTCCATAACATCAAGTACACCACTTTATAAGAAGGAGATTGGAGGGTTTAAAGGAAACATTATTTCACACATGAAATAAACATTGGAGGGCTTGACCAtcttgataatatattttagctATTGGGTAATGAATTAATGTGTTAACTATACATGATATCAATGACAGGAACTAATTAACACCACATAGTATGACAcatcttttaatataaatgtttttaattatatataaaaatgacaaTAGGTCAGATcgaatttaaatattattcaccatttatctaatttataaaaaaaaattcaccaaCTATTCGTTTGTTATTTTACAAGTACCAATTAtttgtcataaattttatttacgaATATTTATAGACACCagtatttttatcatataatgattaatattaataagattTAGCTCATTTTAATCTACAATCCCATTGtagatttatactttttttttcatccttcaTAGAGACATAGTGATATTATTGTTAGTGATTAAGAATGATACAATTGTTTCTATCCTTTATTtatgtgtaaaatgaatatgatataatatttaagtaagaaaaagaaaaagttgtttaCAATGTTTTAGTTACATTACATGGTTGTAAGACAcaatgtttattaatttgattaaagtaaaattgaatttttgaattaagaaaataaaagaagttttatGAAATGGACAACATAGAATGATTGAGTGAAGAGTGTAGGGACAATAGCAACATGTGAACGTCGGTGTTTCTTGTTACATAGCAAAAGTGGGACCAAGATTCACTcgttgaaattaaaaaataataaaaaataaaatgttgattttTGTGTATAAATAAGAGAGGAGGAAGTTgtaaaggaaagaagagaagaggtaATATATAGCAGAGTTATTATTCATGGCTTCGTTGACGATGGTGCAAGGTGATGAACATGCATGAATGAAATGTTCTtcttaattattagaaaaagaaaatgatattatatttatttgatattatatttgtaaaatatgaatatattatatatgaaataaatgtgAATATGTTGTAAGGAAAATGTGCAGGTGTCGGAGGTATGGATGAACGGTGTGTTCAGAAAAACTACTGGATGGAACACACGACAGAGTTGTCTGTCGAGTCGATGATGTTGGATTCAAACGCCTCTCATCTCGACAAGGAAGAAAGACCAGAAGTGCGTCCCGTTTTCTTCTCTCCATGTTAAccatattcttcttcttctaactattatataatcggaaaatgatattttaataccatttttttacatcattttgacactgtatatgtggttggatgatttcaaattaaaaaaagctgagagaagaacatatttggaagaaaaaaactaaagtttttttttttttaatttaaaatcgtccaaccatattttgacatgtgtgcagtgtcaaaatagtgtaaaaaaatggtgttaaaatatcattttcctatataatcaactatttctttttttttttcttttttcaagtcACTTTGAgctaaaaataagttaatttaacaaaatttactttttgaGTCAAAGATTTTGTAAATTAACTTAAATCATCACAGCTTAGTAGATTAAATAAGTTTatcatttaaacatattttagtttcttatatttatgttatagTTATACAGTTGATCACCTGTTTATTAAACttctttttgttatatatatttattgtaatataattaaattaaatggattCCACTCACTTAtcctaaataataaaatttatcaattaaaaaagtaatgtgGTATTATAAAagtagtaattaaaaataaaaaatgttaatttatataattaaacaaataaaaaattgaacattTGATCTGTACAAATTTTACTAcataagattttaattttaaaataaatcaaattattaaccttatatataaaaaatataataaaaaaattattactgaTGAATAATGAGTAGTTAATTTCCCTTCAACGCTCACTcacatttaagaaaaattatatttataagaacATTTTGAGAAccctaatattttttaatattgattattcaCTTCCTATAATTCACAACATTTTTTATCACAGTATTTTCTTacacaattttatcctttaactACTGcgattttgtaattaaaaaaaaaaaaaaatttctctctaatatattatgttctcatattaaattttaataaacaagTTAAGATTACAATATATTTGGAGCCACCATTCTATTTTTAAGTTTCCTTTTACGTTagattttgaataattttttttttatcataagtaCTTCTTCtaagagagataaaaaaacaaaataaattaagaaaattgatttttacataatgtaaataaaaaattagataaatgattcgattttttttaaactaattttaacttacGGGAAATTTCTCAtagaaatatttacaaaaaggTAATTCCAATGTAATTGTTTACGTTGGTTCTTAAGCTTTAAAAGTTACGAAATATCATTAGAGTAGATGAGTTTTTATAAAAGTTGTTTATATAAACAACTacatttaatgttgtttaatttcaaatatgaaGGAGAGTTCTTTTGAATAGAATGATAAAAGCAAGAACTgctaaaaataaactataaatatactaaaattagaGTGGGAATTAgtgaatatttataaattctaCATGACAATAAGAAACTTAATAAAAGAGAGATAATAATTCGAATTGAGTTCTTCCACTATAGAATgctaatatatgtttttatagaATGCTAATACtactaatatattttcattattctttttaacattttaagatTCATAAAATTACTTGTAAAATTCAATAGAAAgtattaaatatagttttctGAGTTTTAAGTTATGAAAATATGTCATACATGCATGCTAAAAAGTATCACTGatatttattacaattaataacacataatataaaaataaaataataataaaagagtcactttttgtttttgtttatatcaataaagaaaaaatgtaaaaaattttaaaaaaaaatattaaatgaatataaaatatttgtatttttttttatttactatctGACTTACAAATAAGAGATAACATTATTggtttttaatgttattattttaggGGTTATTTATTGTGTGCCATCATGAAAGATATTAAAGAATTTAATCagttcatgaaaaaaataatttaattacaatgcAAAGATTTTGTATCCCAAGTTAACTAAATATGAATTGTTATCTAATAGGGTTgttaattttatgtaaatattattctaaaattcaTATAATGACTTCTAATTACTTGATAAATAAACATGTAACTAAGTTAACCGTATATAGAAACTAaactcaaaattaatatataacactaaatgtttgaaatgatttaagaaataaatattaaattagtttacatttcaatgtaatatatttttcttaaggATTTTCTAGGATTTAATCAACTTTCTCTTATGGTTGTTAGTTTGAAATACTGAATTATTGGCCAACTGTTTTTTATGTAAGAAGCAATGAGAGGCTAGAAAATTTCTTCTTGTAGGTTTTATCAGTAccccttttgttttttattttcaaagtgattttttttttttgactcATCATCTATATTTTGTCACAAAGGTTTTGTCTTTACTACCAGCATATGAAGGAAAAACAGTAGTAGAACTTGGAGCAGGTATTGGAAGATTCACAGGTGAATTGGCCAAGAAAGCTGGTCAGTTACTTGCTCTGGATTTCATTGAGAGTGCTATAAAGAAGGTAATTGAAATTTCTAATCACACTTTGAATACTAATTAGTGATTAATTATGTTTGtcaacatgaagaaaaaaataaaaattgatccTACCCATGTTATGATGTAATGACTAATACCCTAATTTCTCATCTCAAATATGCAGAATGAGAACATTAATGGGCACCACAAGAATGTCAAGTTCATGTGTGCTGATGTCACATCTCCGAACTTGCAGATTTCTGAAGGGTCTGTTGATCTGATTTTCTCAAATTGGTTACTCATGTATCTTTCCGATGAGGAGGTGAGTTTTTGAGTGGAAAATATCAAGCCATAGAAATTTTATTGGCTTTTTGTTCAGTTATGTTGAAGATAACATGATGTATGATGCAATCGTTCTGGTTCCAAGTGAAAATGACCAGATTGTAGAATCTTGATGTTAAATTTGGAGTTTATTATTGAGTTCCTTAATTTTACCTGATGGCTTCTTTTGGTTAGTACTTTTGCTTTTGCAATGAAGGACAATGATGTGTTGATGTTTCTAGCTACCTTTCTAttggtgaatttgaaagtaattgaTTCTCATGCCAAAGTGgtggaaagaaacaaaaaccatGATGattattagtttcatttttacACGCAAGAGGGTTTTTCATCACTGTGAGAAACAGACAAATAGTGACATGGCTTCCTTGTCACTACCTCGTTTTTCCTTCGTTATTGTAAGGCTTTTTGTGTTTCCCTTTATTCTTTCAGGTTGAGAGTTTAGCAGGAAGGATGATCAAATGGTTAAAAGTAGGTGGATATGTGTTCTTCAGAGAATCATGTTTCCACCAATCTGGAGATTCCAAGAGAAAATACAACCCAACTCACTACAGGGAACCTAGATTTTACACCAAGGTTTGTTCTCAGTGTAATTAATTGGTCAATCTATCAGCAAAATCATTCCTTTCTCAGTAATGTGTGAATATAACACGTTCATGGAAGAACATAATTTCTGGGATCTCGACCATTTTGCTCCTTAATCTCCAAGCAACAACATGATGCTtcttaaaagcataaaaaaccAGCATAGAATCACTCTAAATCAATAAAGAACTCGAACCAAACTAATGAGCATACTCAATAGCCTTCATAATTGCAGTAATCTCAGCATGAAACACAGAAGCTGTaccaataaaaagaaacaaaacaaccTTTGAAGGATCTCTTATTATAAGCTGACAAACCAGGATCCTCACAATAATAAAGTAATCTTTGGAAAGATACCGATCTACATGAGTAATCTAAGGAGCAGTAGTAGCATGTGTATGCCCTATAAATGctttcaaattacaaaattcaagaataggatTAGAAGCAGACCCTTTAGAAAGAATTTTAGATGAAGAAACCATCGAAATAACCATCTTATAAAAAGTTGAACTGACCATGCACTGTTATTAAACTAAAGAAACGTTTTTACAAACTTTTCTATGAACATTTCTAAAATGAACGAAATGAATTTCttcatcaaaattaatttatgccCAAAGTTGAAGATAAAAGTTTAAGGAAatcatatgataattttttttgtaaactaAGTATTTATGGTGAAAATTGTCTAAACATACTCTAATTTCTAAAAGGGTTTGGTTTTGATTTCATTTCTTATTATCATGTAGGTGTTTAAAGAGTGCCATAAGATTGATGATAGAGGGAATTCCTTTGAACTTTCGCTTATTGGCTGTAAATGCATTGGAGCTTATGTAAGAAACAAGAAGAATCAAAACCAGGTAACAAAACAGGTTTCCATTTCTCTTAATTAGTATatcttattttagtttattcaaTTGGTTCAAAGTATCTGATTAAAACAGTGAACCTGTCATGCAGATTTGTTGGATATGGCAAAAAGTGAGATCACAAGATGATAGGAGGTTCCAGCGGTTCTTAGATAGTGTTGAGTATAATCACAAGGATATTTTACTCTATGAGAGTGTTTTTGGCCAAGGCTTTGTGAGCACAGGAGGACTTGGTGTGTTTTTccactttcatatatatatatatatatatatatatatatatatatatatatatatatacattttattgacaaatattaattgttagtATCAGTGGGAGAATTGAATCCACAACTTCTTCCACCCTCTTTTCCAAACACACCAAACCAACCTCATAATTCCAAAATGTTAGTGGAGAGAGTTGAACTCATAATCTCTCCCGTCCCTCCCTTCCAGCTTTACCACTAAGTACAGAATTCTCCTTTCATAGTAGATTTGATATGTGACTGAATTGAAAGTGCTTTTGCTTTTGCAGAAACAACAAAGGAATTTGTGGCAAAGTTGGGACTAAAACCAGGCCAAAAGGTTTTGGATGTTGGTTGTGGTACTGGGGGAGGTGACATTTACATGGCTGAAAATTTTGATGTTGAGGTAGTTGGCATTGACCTCTCCATAAACATGATTTCTCTTGCCATTGAACGTGTAATTGGGCTCAAATGTTCAGTAGAATTTGAATGTGCAGATTGCACTAAAAATTCATACCCTGAGAATACATTCGATGTAATCTATTCCCGTGACACATTGCTACACATCAAAGTAAGGAACCATCTTtggctttttaatttttcttaagtAAAGGCCACACCCTTTTGTATCTTGAGTTCATTTCATATTCCTAACTTCCATTTTGTgcaaatttttgttgatttattCAGGATAAACCGTCACTATTTAGATCATTTTACAAATGGTTGAAGCCTGGAGGTACACTTCTAATTACTGATTACTGCAAAAGTGTAGGAAGTCTATCAGTAGGATATGCTGACTACATACAAAAGGGAGGATACTATATCCATGAGATGAAAACATATTCTCAGGTATGATGGTAACATCGTTTGGCTTCTTTATCACACCtgaaattatgaacaaaatttagttctggtttcataaatgtttttagCACTGTTCTCTTAGAGATTCTATATTAACCTTGAATATAAACTTTTGTTATACACATTATCAAGATAAAACACCAATTCTGGTGGGagaataacataaaaagaaacaccatgaaataacatataattttagtatTCATACTGATATTTCTTGTACATGACGTGCTTCTTTTATTCTAAATCATGCACAGATGCTCGAAAATGCTGGATTTAATGATGTCATTGCCGAGGATCAATCTAATTTGGTATGTCAGAACAAAATGGTGGCGATTTACTTCATTGACAGTCAGTATATTTTGCCTATGATAATCCAAGCAAATTTTTTACTTGAATACTCTTGTGTTTCAGTTCATGAAAACACTACAACAGGAATTAAATGCCCTTGAGAGCAAGAAGGATGATTTCATTGATGAATTCTCGAAGGtgggatttttcttttgtatgttttaaatattttacatgatGCTCCTACTAAATGAGTCCGATTCAATGATATTCACATAAATTTCAATCCATAGAAGAGATGTTACTGAAAAGAGAATGTCAAAATTGGttacatttcttttattcaagTGTAAGCTTTATTTTCAGAGCATTGATTCATTGGTGGAAATCATTGGTTTCAGGAAGACTACAATAAAATTAGTGAAAGATGGAAGGCCAAGCAGATGAGGGGTGCAGATGGTGAACAAATATGGGGCTTGTTCATCGCCAAGAAGAAATGATGCTTAATTTTCTCATCATATCTCTTATTATGCCTGTATATTTAGTTCAGTAGTATGAACAGTTTTCCAGATGAATGTTTGTATAActattttgttgttatttatatcttttgagAGAAGAATGTTTGTGCATTCTAGCACAAGATAAACGAAACTTCTATGCATCCTCTTCCATTTGAATTTGTTGTTCATGACTAGGTATGGTTTCCATGCTccatatatatttcaatatcaTGATTCTTGTAACTATCTCTCTACTTTTGAAACCGTGGTTTGAAAAGTGGAAACTACATTAAAAACACAAACCAGTTTGGTTGGCTTCTGAAGCACTTGAAGTAACAAACGATTATGCAGAGACAGCAAAAATAACATTATCTGGTTACTACAAAACACAGATACagcaaacaaaaaaacattactAGAATACAGGTGGGAGCTTTATAGTTTTACGGCAGATCAGCTAAAACATTTTGCATAAACCATGGATAAGAGAAAATGAAGTCACTATATGAGGAACCATATTCTTGATATACATATTCTGAAAGAGATTCATGGCCTAGTTCTCTTTTTCATTCCTACATAGTCCATTAACAGTGATATTGTAGCTGTGTACATTAAATACCATTTGTTCAAGAGACTATTTCTTGAGTGAAATATGTACATTATGATCAATCAAGAACATCACACCATTAAATCAAAGTGAACTccttattctttaaatattgaagtaattttaattgataatatttCTAACCAGCTATTTGGTTTTTTATAACTCCGGGAATCAATTTTCCACAAATTAATAAAGCTACTGCAAAAGgctttattattcattttattgcaATTTAAGACGTCGTAAACTCACTTTAAGAATTcagtttaaaagtttaattatttatttgactattatagttttttttaggtATTTAAGaacattttactttaaatttttgtgCATATCATTTCAATGTTTTCGTCTTTTTCGTAAAAAttacattgaaacaaaataatatatacaagaatgaatttttttttaaatacatgtactaaaataataaaaattaaaatattttttagctatacaaacaaaaaacaatcaGCTATAACTCTTAtagaagatttacaaaatcaagaatctaatcaaataacatttttttttaaattttcaaaaattataaaaagttttcaaaagattcagGAATCTATTCCACTAAAGTAAATTTTGAGTATATTTTGGAATacttaaaacacaaaaacagaACTGTTGAATCCAGTGTCTGAGAAGGGGACTTGGCAGCCATGT
Coding sequences:
- the LOC106773900 gene encoding phosphoethanolamine N-methyltransferase translates to MASLTMVQGVGGMDERCVQKNYWMEHTTELSVESMMLDSNASHLDKEERPEVLSLLPAYEGKTVVELGAGIGRFTGELAKKAGQLLALDFIESAIKKNENINGHHKNVKFMCADVTSPNLQISEGSVDLIFSNWLLMYLSDEEVESLAGRMIKWLKVGGYVFFRESCFHQSGDSKRKYNPTHYREPRFYTKVFKECHKIDDRGNSFELSLIGCKCIGAYVRNKKNQNQICWIWQKVRSQDDRRFQRFLDSVEYNHKDILLYESVFGQGFVSTGGLETTKEFVAKLGLKPGQKVLDVGCGTGGGDIYMAENFDVEVVGIDLSINMISLAIERVIGLKCSVEFECADCTKNSYPENTFDVIYSRDTLLHIKDKPSLFRSFYKWLKPGGTLLITDYCKSVGSLSVGYADYIQKGGYYIHEMKTYSQMLENAGFNDVIAEDQSNLFMKTLQQELNALESKKDDFIDEFSKEDYNKISERWKAKQMRGADGEQIWGLFIAKKK